The genomic segment GAAAGATAGCTCAAACTAATTCCATGACATTGGAGCCACTACTTGCCACTAATCTACAAAACTTAGCTCGTCCCGCTCCAGTATGCTATGCAGTAAGCCCATGGTTGCCTCAACAGAAAGCTCTGCAGATCAATAATTATTTGTCCTCAAAATAATGGAGACACGTTCCCCTTCTTTTAACTCATTTCTGCCTCGTGAGGCAAGGAAAGATAAACCATCAAGTAAGAGTACTCTCAGCATAATCCAGCGCCTTCTTCTTCACGGACTCAATTCTTTCTTCATCACCTATGGTCTTCTCATACGCAAGAtacttcttaaataaaaactgcaatattaaaaaagaaaaacctCAAAGTATTGTATGTGGTACGTAGGAGCAACAGTTAAGGTATAAGATTAACCAAGTATAAGCAATCACCTTCATCTTCTTTGGGGGAAGGCACAAACTAATTGCTCTCTCAAATAAAGCACGAACCACATCCCCATCACCGAGCCGGATCTCCTGTCATCACAACACGAATTACAAAATATGGAAAGACAAAACACAACAGTTGTTTTGGTTGGTTGCTGATATATTTGTAATTTCAACTATTCTTCATTTATCTATTTATCATCTTCGGACTTAGAATTAGGTGTATGATCTTTACCTGATCAAGATAAATGCTCCACAAATCTGTTCTCTTAGGATACTCCCTAAGCATCCCCTCAAACAGGGATCTCCCTCTCTCTGGAACACCACATTTAAACTCGAGAATCGCAGTCTgtgatataaattttatatgcTTGTGTCGAGGAAGGCACAGAAGAGCACGATTTACAACAGACTGAGTCCCATCAGAGTTCTGTTTCAAAAGAGATTGAATGTGACACTGCCAGACCTGAAAATGCCAAAGACTACATTATAAGCCACATCACAAGGAGGCCAAAGACATGGAAAAAGAAAACGTAATGGCAATGTCTGAACCTTGCATGAACGCTTGAACTTCCTAGCCATTTTGTCAAGAAGCTCGCAAGCTGATTTGTGTTGTTCTGTTCTTTGGTACATTCCTAGGAGTGCAAGATGCACCTTTTTGGGATCACAGTACTGCAATGCTCTTTGAAATACTTTCATAACAGCATCCTGGAAAGGAAAATCAAATAAAGATTTTATAGACCAAAGAAATCAAATGACGAGgaattttcctttttcttctttAATGTAGTGTGTAGATTAGCCCAAGAAATTCAAAAAAGTGAATGAAATGTGAAGGAGATTCTTTAGCACCTCAGGAGGATTTCCGTACTCGTTCTCCAGGTTGAAGTAGGCAACCCAGATATTCAGTTTCTCTGATTCTTCTCGAATATTAATTGTTCTCAGAGCCCTGACATTATAAGATAGAATGATGGATAAATTCAAGGATGATTTAGCCCTTCAAGTGAGAGATACGCAGTACAAAAATATGCATGGTAATTAAGTTGGGAAGCTCTGGAAAATATACAGAAGTTAATTAAGCACACATCAATTACCATATGTGATGGTTTGTACAGCTACAATTGAAAGATAAGTAACTAGATGTCAATAAACCACCACGGTCTGTTGTAGCATCTATACATCATAATATAAGTAACTAGATATCAATATGCGTCATACATTAACTTTTCACTACTGATCAACAATaacaaaagaaaattcatatacAAAAGCCAAATGTTTGTCCAAAACCCTATAAAACTCGAGCTCATTAGTATAAGATAGAAATGAATATCGATTATACTACCATTTACCTCTCAGCGATGGATCGTGCCTTCTCAACATCTGCCAAAGAGAGCATAAATTCCATATATTTTATCCATATAAAGCTACTGTTAGGCGAGCTTCGAACAAGTTTCTCACATTCATCGGCACTCTTTGGAATGTCTTTTTCCAGCAATCTGTCTTCGGCAGCCCTTATTTCTTGTTCCCTGCTCAGAGATGTTAAAAACATTACACTGAAGCTACAATGCAACCGACATCTATAGTTAAAATCATTAGCAGCAATTGTTTCTGTGGTCCCAAAAAAAATCAGATGAAATTCGCACATCTTGAGAGGTACATCAAAACAACACAAACTTTACCATAAATATCCAGTCATTTTAACGGAGAGTTAAAGGAAACATGAGAGTTTTTTTACACGCTAAATACAATTTTTGGTTCTATGAAAGCATATTATTATGCATCGCGCCCTTACCTCTCCTCTCTAGCTTTCTTTTTTGCCCTCTTCTCATTTTCCTCTTCAACGATTTCTGCATGAGCAGCATTTGGTACATTATCAACATCAACTTCATCATCTGGTATTTCTACATCATCAAGAAGAACCTCAAGTGGTGGAACAAGAGCCCTATTTCCAAAATCAGCTAGCACTGACTGATATCCACTGTCAACTTCAAGACTAGTGTTCTCTATTGCAGCAGAAGTGTTTTGCAGCAATGATTTTGACTCCGCTACCACCATAAAGCCATTTTTCTCAACGTCATCATCAACGCTTTGTCTTGAAATCATTTGCAATGTTTCCTCATCTTTGAAGTATGATTTCTTCATCCCAAGAGAAACTCGATTTCTCTCTTCATCCACCTGGAAAAAAAATTTCAGACCatgaattgatatttgatacAGGCTAAACTTCAGCCAAAAGAAAGGACTTAAGTGTTGAGGCCCATCATTTAAACCTCAAATTTACAAGGTATTCAAGAAAAGAGAGAAGGGATTTGAACAAGTGCAACAAGGGAGAGGAGAAAAGGATAAAAGGATGGAAGATTGGATGGTGCGAGCATCAGAGAAAAATCTAATTTCAGTTATACTAGCAGTTGGTAGGGGCGAAAAAGAAGGTTCTCTCTTGCTGTTTTTTCCCAACTTGATAGCTTCTACATGGGTAGCATCGAGTTGATACCTCTTGCTTACAATCAATACAACTTCATATCATTAGCATAATTATACTCTTTATACCAAAGGCTGTGTTAATTTAAAAGTGGTGTGGGATATTTCATTCTAACAATATGATTCTAGCTTCAATCATTTGCTGGTGGCTGAAGTTTTTAACACTTACAATGTTCGTTCAACAACAGTTTAATCAATTAGCAGTCACACTAAGGGTTTGACCACATGAATGACCTAAATATTGTAGAGAAACTTTTTTACAACGGAGTTAGTTGccataaataattcaacaatgcCAAAGTCCAAGCAAGTATCAAGAAGTGTCAGCATTCATCTTTTTGCACTCCCTAATCTTTCCATGCTAGACATGTCACAGGTCAATTTGTTGGCCACACGCTGTTCCTGATGAGCTTAGTGAATAATGGACTTACCTTCAAAACTTTTGCGATCACTCTTTCCCCTGCATTAAATTTTGTCTCTATATTGTCCAAATGAATATCTGAAAGCTCCGAAACATGGCATAGCCCAACCTGTACAAGGTAAAGTACCATCAGCAAATGAGTACAGTTTAAAACAGAATCAGCCTATGGAAAACTCTAAGCATTTGCTGATAGTCCGGGGGTACTATGTGTAATGAGTCTGTCATTCacgataaatttaaaaaaagaaagtCATTCCAAAGACCCACACCCAAGTTCCAAAGCCTTTGGTCTGCTATCCCGATCATGATTTTCCTACCCCCAGAGTTGTGTGATATATAACAGCCTGAATATGGAAACAATGAGTAAGGGGCCATGCTCTTTCATTGATGagtaaattcttttttttttatcagaaaCATATTAATATATTAGTTTAAAAGTTGTAGTACAAAATAAGCGGATGAGTGATCCGCGAAAAGCAACAAACGCAAAGTCTAAGCAATGTTCATGTCATTACAAACTTCAAATCCCTAATCACATCTGAAATCGATAGATGATGAAATTCTTTAGCCCTTGTGATTGTAGTCGCCAACCTGTGCGTTATGTCCTAATTGGTGCCCGTTATGCCAACGCAATGAAGAGAGTCAGGACCATTTATTAATTCACTGTTCCTACACAAGGATATTATGGTCATTGGTTATGCAAGAGCTGAGATTTCAATGGGTGTTTCCCCAGAAGGCTTCAGATATGTTTATCAGCGTTCCAGGTCTATCTACGGGGAGTCGAGCTAGCATCTTATGGTATGTTACGATTCACATCTTATTTTGGAGCATTTGGCTAGAGATGAATAACAGAATCTTCAATGAAACGACAGCAGACTCAACATGACTATTAAAATCAGGCTTGGAAGCAAGAATTAAGACTCAGAAAAGAAGTCACTAACCACATTTGTTCGATCAATAGATATAAACAATCCATAAGATTCCACGCGCTTGATTCTCCCAGAAATTATGTCTCCAACTATAATGCTATTTAAAGAATAAGCATCAGACTTTAGCCCACTGGTTGCAGTTGAAGTCTTGAGAGTTAATTCAACACGGTTAGACAACGGCTCCACAGAAAGCACCCTGCATTAGACATGTCAATGGTTGCATAGTGACATTAACATGGAGGTGCACCAAACATATACTCACCGGCCACTCACGTGTTTTCCGACAGGGAAATCTTTTTCTGGACTGTCAACAAAATTTACTGACAAATTACAAAGGAGAACTTTTGCATCTATCTTCCGTGAAAGCATCACAAAGCATCCTTTTGCGGagatatttttaacataacccTGCAGCAAACAATGAGATATTATCTAGAATTTGGGCCGAAGAAGAAAGAAATGAAAATAACTATGTAACACATCAGCGaggatattttttaaatttcaccATAACATTTGGACATGTAAAATTACAAGACGACTGCTATAAAGTTAAGTTTCTAATACCAGTGCTGCACCAGTGTTGAGGGGAAAAAATCTTAACTTCACCGGGGTGACATGGACAACACAAATGAAGAGCAAAGGACCCACAAAATAACTAATTACAAGACAAGAAAAAAAAGTTATACATGGAAGACAATTTGAAACTTTTATCACTACCTGAACCACCATATTAGGATAGAGGTCTGTTAATTTGTCCACGTGCTGAGTAGATGAATGCCTGAAAACAATTAATATATGACTATGTGAGAAACAACCTGATTAATACTCTGATTAATATATGACTGTGTgagaaaaaataaaacaaaacccAGGTCGTAGGTCAGAATTCAAAAATGGAACCAAACCACAAATATTTTGTGCTGCTACATTTTCATATAAATGAAAATTAAACGAAAATCCAGGCTGTAGGTCCAAAATCTAAAAAAATAAGCAAACcacaaatattttaagtttttacaATTATATCATTTGTCAAACTGACAGATGGGTATCAAAATACTTGGGCAAATGCATAAATGTGCGCCCACATGTCTTCATAAAtctgtttcatgaattatagttcaacaataaaaatacaaagcACTAATTGTTTTTGACATTATTCTGATTTAGATATGAAAATTTTGGCTCAactgaataataataaatagGAAGTATATCTGTCGTGAGCACGTCTTTTCCATATATTCGGTCGTAATTCATAGCCTGAAAACGCAAAATAATCTTGCCTGAATCTATTCATAGCCTGAAAACGCAAAATAATCTTGCCTGAATCTTTTCTACAACCCTTTCGTCATAAGCTCATCACATGTTCAGAAAAATATGTGAAATAAGAGCGACCTTGAAATTGCATGGCAAGAAAAAAGGGAAACATAAATTGGGGAGGAAAAGGTAGGAAATAATTTATCAAAAGAGAAGGCATTATTTAATCAAAGGCTCTTTAGTTTTTTTGCTATCAATAATTGATAAGATAAATTATCAAATAAATCTAAAACTTCTCCCCTTTCCATTCTCTTCCATCCTATTATTCAACACCAAAATGATTAAATTCAGGCCATGCCCTCTCCCTAAACAAAATAAACTGCATTCCGAAGTGGTGTCTGACCCAACAACGCCAAGTAGCATGCATGTGTCTATTTCTCACTCTAAATAAGTGAAGGTAACTCCAGAAAAGAAAATGTAAACTTACATGCCACTATTATGTTCAGTGAGCTTcagatcatgtctatcattggAAGTTGATCTCATAGACAAATCAATGTGGATTTTCCCATTTCCAGCACGACTTATTTCCAGAACTTTGCATTTGACAAACTGCCCTTCGCGATAACCAGAAAGTGGGTCAGAGACCCATGCATCTGTCAGTTCAGTAAAATGAACCTTACCGTAGAGGTGCTGATCAATTTGGACAAGCAATCCACCAACACCAGGAAGAACTTTATAAATCCTGCCACCCACATAGGTACCTTCAAATATATGGAACTGTGGATGACAATAAGGATCATCCTTTTTAAGTTCCCCAAAAGCAACAGCCAATGGGTGTAAAACCACACGTAATAATTTCTTCTCCTCATTTACACCAATAATATAACAAGACAGTGCTTTGCCCACGGGAAACCTCTTCTGGAAGTCCGCAAGTTCAGAAGGCTCACATGAACTGTCAAGAACATACAAGTGAGCCTTCACGTTTCGAGATATAGTCAGCCAAGCCCACTGATTGTCAATTTTATACACATAACCAGAAACATTTTGTCCATATGAATAGTTAAAATCTTCAGCAGGAATTAAACCATTGATGTCACTGGATCCTGTATTCAAAAtgcaatttaaaaaatcattcgCTAATTCTGTTCACATCTTAAAAGTACCTCAATTTGAATGTATACAGTAGTATGAGTATGAGGTTCATTGATTTGGAAGATCATTGATGGGACAGCAAGGATCAAATTTAAAACTCGCAGTAATAGTAAGGCGTATCTGTATCATTCAAGAGGGAAAactaacaaaaacaaaataagagGTGTATTAAATCCACCAAGGTAATAGGCAATCAGCAAcacaaaatcataaaaatgtaGATACCAGTGGTTGAACAAAATCAGATTATGAATGAAAATAAGGACTGCATAAAACTGTAGTAACTGGACGAAAGGGAAACCAATGCACACAAAAAGCATGTGTAAGGAACTAAATGAAGAATTCTGTTTCATTTGCATTTGTATAAATGCATCCAGAGGTTGAACACTTTTTAGTAAGAACCATATTCAGGATGCTCTTCGGTGGATCAACATGTTTAATCATATCTTCGATAAATATAATCAAGTCAATAGGCTTACAGCATCATTTTAATGCTTTTCTAAGTGGAAAACCACAGACCACATAATTGCTTCCAATAATACTCCAGGTTGTCATGATTGACACCTAAATTGGAGAACTGGCGATCATCAAAGAGAACAGTCAGGATTCGAGCATACAAATCATGGTAAAAATGTTATGGATAACCTCATTCTCAAGAAGCAAAGGGAAGAAAATAGTCAGCAAAATAATGTGGTTCAATCAATAAATATGCTAGTAAACAAGAAGCATGTACTCATGAAAGAGTAATACATAACAgtaacatgatcataagaaaTTAGGTTTTACTTATATGTTTCACAAAAGAGCTCCTGATCAGATGGTCATGATTTTTTCAATTCGTTAATTTTATACATGGAGTCACGAACACTTCCACCTTTCACGTGTAGTTCCAATATAAAGGATGTTGATGATGCCTACCTTTTAGAATGGAAGGCTTTATGGATAACTCCCATGAATATCTTCCTTTACTGCTGTATGGCATACTACGCTTTGATACAATCCTTGCTGACAGTGTTTGGCCAATTCGGTATTCACTAAATGGATTTTCACTAGAATTATCATCAGCTGCCTGTTGAAGCACATCCAAATCAATCAGAAAATTCCATATACACCTAGAAGGATGAATAAACAGAAACTCTCTTCAATCAGATATAGATTCAATAAGATAAAGATACCCACCTCTGTCACATGTATTCTTCCATGAAATACAGAACCAAATTTCAGTCTGAGTTCAAGAGGCTTTATTTCAGTAATCtgaaaattaacaaaatatatgCGTTCAAACAAAGAAATAGAAATAAAGGACACAATTGCCCTGAAATATAATGGTCACTCGTCATTTGAAAGCTATAAGAGCCATGAGACTCGAGTAAGGAAGAAATTATCCCCACCTCCACCTGTACAAGAGAACCAacatcatgtctagacttgttCTTATTTCGCTTAGAactggaagactccatcccatcGCTTAAAGATTTAATCAGGAGTAACAATCTCCCACATGTTGTAGGATTTGAAAGAGCGACTACAGTGGCGATGACACTGCATCAAAAAGTTCAACCAACAGGTTCATGAAAAAATAACAAGTACAACAGTTCCTCAAAAGTACAGTTacacaaaaaaatattacatcTCTTCAGAGTTTTCACAGGTTAATATGATAAATGGAAAACCCAAAGGAGATAAAtaataaacaaatcaaatcaaataaaaaaagtcGACACCACAAACAAAGGCATAACGAAGAGAGGTTTAACTTTTTGGTATTTAGAGCCCATCGAATCAGATTTTCCAGCTCTCAATTCAAACCATCCAatctaatcaatatcaatatatatgtATGAATGTGTATATTTATCAACACTCGGCATAATGCATTGTCCACAGTCTTTTTAGAATTAATTACAATATTCAAATACACTCCTCTGCAAGCCTCACAAAATTCAAGATTGCATTTGAATACCGCTTCCTAAAGAAAAGGCGGAGGGAGGAGTTACTCCTAGATAAGAAGTCTCTCCACTGTGCTGAAAGCAAGCACATTCTTCTATGTTTACACTcccaaaaatttattatatatagcACCATTAACTTATTTTTCTAGCATCCTCCACATCTGTGAGGTAACTGTGCCTCTTAAAACCTTTGCCAATATAGCATATGCTACAATTTTATAAAGATCTTTAACTGTTCTCAATAGTTGATAAATCAACATTGTTTTGACCCACACCAGgaacataaaaataataggaTACAAAATGTGTGGTTATTTcttcaaaaaaataattgatGTCAGATGTGCATTCTTGACCAGAATTATGCTAAATCACTTGTTACCTAAGAACAAGATTTTTTTCTATACCATGATGCACAAACATAAGAGATACATTTCCCAAAAAAAGGATGAAATAAAAGGTTAACCACAAATTGCCAGGCAGGCCTTGGGAACACAATGGCAGAGTTACCTTTGTCCATTGGTATATTGTTTAGGTGGCAATTTCTGGTTGTTATAATCAGTTATTGATGCATAGCCAATGGCAAAATTATGAGATGGAATTGAGAGAACCTGaatcaagaaaaaaaagaaatgtTCAACATTCACATGAAGCTTATCAAGTAATAAGTGAAACACACAATAATTAGATAAAAAAACTAACCAAGTAAGTTTCCTTCACAACTTCGACCAAAGCATTTACAATTTGATTCAGTTCCAACTTTTTATATTCTCTTATTTTGCGTTTCTGCAATCAAGAATAGTTGTCAAAATacgaaagaaaaaaaatgggaATCTGTCACCATATAAAAACAGAAATGTTTAGACCTACAAGCCCTAGACACAAATGAAATATGAAGTCTATATAAACA from the Primulina eburnea isolate SZY01 chromosome 3, ASM2296580v1, whole genome shotgun sequence genome contains:
- the LOC140827087 gene encoding rRNA biogenesis protein RRP5, which encodes MAPPSRKSQPKNLRNPSNKAAISKVNRRSRTVSSQKSPLQLEDDAPDFPRGGGRSFRNEEKDVVGAILDNEIEADHRLLEKRRKGKKVQKRNQSGEDDIGSLFGDGIMGKLPRFSNRITLKNVSSGMKLWGVIAEVNEKDIVVSLPGGLRGIVRSCEAFDPILGGEVERDAENNVLSSIYVGQLVSCIVLQVDDDKKEIANRKIWLSLRLSLLHKGLTLDVIQEGMVLSAYVKSIEDHGFMLHFGCPYFAGFMSKHSKSEKGSGEARVGHILQGVVRSVDRARKVVHMDSDSDAISKCVTKELKGVSLDLLIPGMMVNARVQSTLENGIMLSFLAYFTGTVDVFNLDKTFPSSKWKDGYSKNMKINARILFIDPSTRAVGLTLNPYLIGNKAPPSLVKIGDIFDHAKVIRVDKESGLLLETPTLPVPTPIYVNVTDVADKEVKNLEKSFKEGSFVRVRVLGFRRLEGLAMGILKTSAIEGSVFTHSDVKPGMVVKAKIIIVDSFGAIVQFSSGVKALCPLRHMSEFEILKPRKKFQVGVELVFRVLGCKSKRITVTHKKTLVKSKLDILSSYADATDGLVTHGWITKIENHGCFVRFYNGVQGFAPRYELGLNPESDIGSMYHVEQVVKCRVAKCIPASRRIHLSLNMTLTRAVGVGSVKPGSLVAGVVEQVSPHEILVDIISSGHMKGTISLEHLADHHGLATLMMSALKPGYQFDQLLVLDIEGNSLVLTAKYSLINSAHELPVDTTQIRCHSTVPGYVCNIIESGCFVRFIGRLTGFAPKSKATDHWRADLSEVFFVGQSVRSNIVDVGSETGRITLSLKQSLCCSTDSSFIQEYFLLEEKIAKVQLLDSEGPELSWISAFDIGTIIEGKVHETKDFGVIINFEKYNDVYGFISHYQLAGTTVENNSTIRAVVIDVSKIERLVDLTLKPEFLDTPKEESCIMKIGKKRKIREYKKLELNQIVNALVEVVKETYLVLSIPSHNFAIGYASITDYNNQKLPPKQYTNGQSVIATVVALSNPTTCGRLLLLIKSLSDGMESSSSKRNKNKSRHDVGSLVQVEITEIKPLELRLKFGSVFHGRIHVTEAADDNSSENPFSEYRIGQTLSARIVSKRSMPYSSKGRYSWELSIKPSILKGSSDINGLIPAEDFNYSYGQNVSGYVYKIDNQWAWLTISRNVKAHLYVLDSSCEPSELADFQKRFPVGKALSCYIIGVNEEKKLLRVVLHPLAVAFGELKKDDPYCHPQFHIFEGTYVGGRIYKVLPGVGGLLVQIDQHLYGKVHFTELTDAWVSDPLSGYREGQFVKCKVLEISRAGNGKIHIDLSMRSTSNDRHDLKLTEHNSGMHSSTQHVDKLTDLYPNMVVQGYVKNISAKGCFVMLSRKIDAKVLLCNLSVNFVDSPEKDFPVGKHVSGRVLSVEPLSNRVELTLKTSTATSGLKSDAYSLNSIIVGDIISGRIKRVESYGLFISIDRTNVVGLCHVSELSDIHLDNIETKFNAGERVIAKVLKVDEERNRVSLGMKKSYFKDEETLQMISRQSVDDDVEKNGFMVVAESKSLLQNTSAAIENTSLEVDSGYQSVLADFGNRALVPPLEVLLDDVEIPDDEVDVDNVPNAAHAEIVEEENEKRAKKKAREEREQEIRAAEDRLLEKDIPKSADECEKLVRSSPNSSFIWIKYMEFMLSLADVEKARSIAERALRTINIREESEKLNIWVAYFNLENEYGNPPEDAVMKVFQRALQYCDPKKVHLALLGMYQRTEQHKSACELLDKMARKFKRSCKVWQCHIQSLLKQNSDGTQSVVNRALLCLPRHKHIKFISQTAILEFKCGVPERGRSLFEGMLREYPKRTDLWSIYLDQEIRLGDGDVVRALFERAISLCLPPKKMKFLFKKYLAYEKTIGDEERIESVKKKALDYAESTLT